The following proteins are encoded in a genomic region of Corylus avellana chromosome ca4, CavTom2PMs-1.0:
- the LOC132180054 gene encoding extensin, protein MENYGFNSYPDSGESSPRSREIEFENPPPWDDQQQPPNYKAKFMCSYGGKIHPRPHDNQLSYLGGETKILSVDRYVKFDAMISRLSALCADAEVAFKYQLPGEDLDALISVTNDDDLDHMMHEYDRLYRASAKPARMRLFVFQAAPTPNQSSSSFGSEGARSDRDRFVDALNSGPTEPPKAPVPNDVDFLFGLDKGVPPPQPPAHLREPVPEPAPPPPTEFPSRAGHGDRVYGDRVYGSDVAVNPVEIQRQLQELQRLHIGDHEQAVMYTRKSDENLVGGYAGDYYFPKAPEKAPSPANLPPATGYWTEKQFSGGGFPGSAPGAPDQPMYVFSGPGPVYHSPPMVRPMAAPTNQGYYAMSRVPPDVYRDQPVYNVVPQPQSQPPPLSAAPPQVHPPPPQQQQQQQQLPKMTAYTEGFSMVRPSGGVGGGAVVTDTGGYAPMGATGGYDGRQVYYTAATAPYHGVGVAVSADMRQAGALGQEGKVVNKVSQPSV, encoded by the coding sequence ATGGAAAACTACGGCTTCAACTCTTATCCTGATTCCGGCGAATCTTCCCCGCGCTCCAGGGAGATAGAGTTCGAGAACCCTCCGCCGTGGGACGATCAGCAGCAGCCTCCCAACTACAAGGCCAAGTTCATGTGCAGCTACGGCGGCAAGATCCACCCTCGCCCCCACGACAACCAGCTCTCCTATCTCGGCGGAGAGACCAAGATCCTCTCCGTCGACCGCTACGTCAAGTTCGACGCCATGATCTCCAGGCTCTCCGCTCTCTGCGCCGACGCCGAAGTCGCCTTCAAGTACCAGCTCCCCGGCGAGGATCTCGACGCCTTGATCTCCGTCACCAACGACGACGACCTCGATCACATGATGCACGAGTACGACCGCCTCTACCGCGCCTCCGCCAAGCCCGCCAGGATGAGGTTGTTTGTGTTTCAGGCGGCGCCGACGCCGAATCAGTCTTCTTCCAGCTTCGGCTCCGAGGGGGCTAGGTCCGATCGCGACCGCTTCGTGGACGCTCTCAATTCGGGTCCGACCGAGCCGCCCAAAGCTCCGGTGCCGAACGACGTTGATTTTCTCTTCGGCTTGGACAAAGGCGTCCCGCCGCCACAACCACCGGCGCATCTCCGAGAGCCTGTGCCCGAACCCGCTCCGCCACCGCCTACAGAGTTTCCCTCCCGGGCGGGTCACGGGGATCGGGTCTACGGGGACCGGGTCTACGGGTCCGACGTGGCCGTCAACCCGGTTGAGATCCAGAGGCAATTGCAGGAATTGCAGAGACTTCACATTGGGGATCACGAACAGGCGGTGATGTACACGAGAAAGAGCGATGAGAATCTCGTTGGAGGATACGCCGGCGATTACTACTTCCCCAAGGCGCCGGAAAAGGCTCCTTCTCCGGCGAACCTACCTCCCGCCACCGGGTACTGGACAGAAAAGCAATTCTCAGGAGGGGGTTTTCCGGGGAGTGCACCTGGAGCACCAGACCAACCCATGTACGTATTCTCAGGCCCGGGACCAGTCTACCATTCACCACCGATGGTCCGACCGATGGCCGCCCCAACCAATCAAGGATACTACGCCATGTCGCGCGTCCCGCCAGATGTTTACCGGGACCAACCGGTTTACAATGTGGTCCCGCAACCGCAGTCCCAACCACCACCGTTGTCCGCGGCTCCTCCGCAGGTTCATCCGCCGCCGccgcagcagcagcagcagcagcagcagctgcCGAAGATGACGGCCTACACGGAAGGGTTCAGTATGGTGCGCCCGAGTGGCGGCGTTGGCGGTGGAGCTGTTGTGACGGACACAGGTGGCTACGCGCCAATGGGCGCGACTGGGGGATACGACGGGCGACAGGTGTACTACACAGCCGCTACGGCGCCGTATCACGGCGTTGGCGTGGCCGTTAGTGCTGATATGAGGCAAGCTGGCGCGTTGGGCCAGGAGGGTAAGGTGGTTAACAAGGTTTCACAACCCTCTGTgtga